The Microbacterium paraoxydans genome includes a window with the following:
- a CDS encoding TetR/AcrR family transcriptional regulator, whose protein sequence is MAESARRRRDPEARRREIVTATAELIVEVGADAITHRMVAARAGVPLGATTQYFDTLDDLRGAAFLALADEIECRLDGVRQTLAERGAGADVIAALVHDSIHDGHAVQADRAVVTAAVHDPRLRELARHLSDRLVDLLEPTYGADRARAAMIFIDGVMWSTQIRDVDLEQSFLESALARILGEPLSLPSAATAIP, encoded by the coding sequence ATGGCGGAGAGCGCGCGTCGGCGGCGTGATCCCGAAGCGCGCCGTCGGGAGATCGTCACCGCGACCGCCGAGCTCATCGTCGAGGTCGGGGCCGACGCCATCACGCACCGCATGGTCGCCGCCCGCGCCGGAGTGCCGCTCGGGGCGACCACCCAGTACTTCGACACCCTCGACGACCTGCGCGGCGCCGCCTTCCTGGCCCTCGCGGACGAGATCGAATGCCGGCTCGACGGGGTGCGGCAGACCCTCGCCGAACGCGGAGCCGGGGCCGACGTCATCGCCGCGCTCGTCCACGACAGCATCCACGACGGACACGCGGTGCAGGCGGACAGAGCGGTGGTCACGGCAGCCGTCCACGATCCGCGTCTGCGCGAGCTCGCGCGCCACCTGTCCGACCGCCTCGTCGACCTCCTGGAGCCGACCTATGGCGCCGACCGGGCCCGAGCGGCGATGATCTTCATCGACGGCGTCATGTGGAGCACGCAGATCCGCGACGTCGATCTCGAACAGTCCTTCCTCGAATCCGCACTGGCGCGGATCCTCGGAGAACCTCTCTCCCTCCCATCCGCAGCGACCGCCATCCCCTGA
- a CDS encoding efflux RND transporter permease subunit: MSKLAILSLKNRALIALVTIVAAVFGGLALTNLKQELIPSLELPALVVMTTYPGASPEVVENDVSTPIESAIQGVPDLESTTATSTTNASIVQAMFSYGTNLATAEQKIQQAINRISSQLPEDVTPQVLSVSIDDFPVIQVAVTGFDDADNAQAQLESVAIPDLEDVDGVNAAEIVGGVGQRITITPDLAKLAAAGQSSEAISTALQQNGTLFPGGEITEDDETLTVQTGAKITSVDEIAALPLVGTAVTIGDVATVEQVSDPVTSISRVDGEDALSISITKLPAANTVEVSQGVIAALDEIGEALPDAEFTVVFDQAPFIVQSIDTLATEGLLGLVMAVLVILVFLMSVRSTLVTAISIPTSVLITFIGLQAFGYSLNVLTLGALTIAIGRVVDDSIVVIENIKRHYVGDADKGDAIRLAVREVAAAITASTITTVAVFLPIVFVGDMVGELFRPFAMTVTIAMVASLFVALTIVPVLAYWFLKPGKPLLDDQGNAIDPEDPAAPPTRLQRGYRPILGWTLKHSGITVALAVVVLAGTLAAAPLMKVNFLSDSGQNTMTVTQDLGPTASLQAKSDAAVPVEEALLDIDGIEHVQASIGSSGSALRDAFSGGAGITYSVLTDGDADQEKLRAEVQDAIDGLGDEVGEVAVAASAGFGSSDIEITVSAASGDDLATATSAVVDELDGREGIGQVTDNLAEALPYIAVVVDRQAAAQVGLSEVAVGSIVSNTMRPQQIGSVEIDDTALTVYLVNPEPPTTVDALQQLAIPTAAGIVPLEDIATVEQRNGPTSITTEQGRRTATVTVPPASDNLAVATQSVTEALAAADLPDGASAEVGGVASQQADSFAQLGLAMLAAILIVYVVMVATFKSLRQPLLLLISVPFAATGAILLQIITGVPLGVASLIGVLMLIGIVVTNAIVLVDLVNQYREKGLSTAEAVMAGGEKRLRPILMTALATILALTPMALGITGHGGFISQPLAIVVIGGLVSSTVLTLIVLPTLYNLVEGARERRRARKGEPHDDGAPVPVHTDGTPVSRRELRENHGE; this comes from the coding sequence TTGTCGAAACTCGCCATCCTCAGCCTGAAGAACCGCGCCCTCATCGCGCTCGTGACGATCGTCGCCGCGGTGTTCGGCGGGCTCGCGCTGACCAACCTCAAGCAGGAGCTCATCCCGTCGCTCGAGCTGCCGGCACTCGTGGTCATGACCACGTACCCCGGCGCCTCGCCCGAGGTGGTCGAGAACGACGTCTCGACGCCGATCGAGTCGGCCATCCAGGGGGTTCCCGACCTGGAGTCGACCACCGCGACGAGCACGACCAATGCGTCCATCGTGCAGGCGATGTTCTCGTACGGCACGAACCTCGCGACCGCGGAGCAGAAGATCCAGCAGGCGATCAACCGCATCTCCTCGCAGCTGCCGGAGGACGTCACGCCGCAGGTGCTCTCGGTCTCGATCGACGACTTCCCGGTGATCCAGGTGGCGGTCACCGGCTTCGACGACGCGGACAACGCCCAGGCGCAGCTCGAGAGCGTCGCGATCCCCGACCTCGAGGACGTCGACGGGGTGAACGCGGCCGAGATCGTCGGCGGCGTCGGACAGCGCATCACCATCACCCCCGACCTCGCGAAGCTCGCCGCCGCCGGACAGAGCAGCGAGGCGATCAGCACGGCACTCCAGCAGAACGGCACCCTGTTCCCCGGCGGCGAGATCACCGAGGACGACGAGACCCTCACGGTGCAGACCGGAGCGAAGATCACCTCGGTCGACGAGATCGCCGCCCTGCCGCTCGTCGGCACCGCGGTCACCATCGGCGACGTCGCGACGGTGGAGCAGGTGTCCGACCCGGTGACCTCGATCTCCCGCGTCGACGGCGAGGACGCCCTGTCGATCTCCATCACGAAGCTCCCCGCCGCCAACACGGTCGAGGTGTCGCAGGGGGTCATCGCGGCCCTCGACGAGATCGGGGAGGCGCTTCCGGACGCGGAGTTCACGGTCGTGTTCGACCAGGCGCCGTTCATCGTGCAGTCCATCGACACCCTCGCCACGGAGGGTCTGCTCGGTCTCGTGATGGCCGTGCTCGTGATCCTCGTGTTCCTGATGTCGGTGCGCTCGACCCTGGTCACCGCGATCTCGATCCCGACCTCGGTCCTCATCACCTTCATCGGGCTGCAGGCGTTCGGCTACTCCCTCAACGTGCTGACCCTCGGGGCGCTCACGATCGCGATCGGCCGCGTGGTCGACGACTCCATCGTGGTGATCGAGAACATCAAGCGCCACTACGTGGGCGACGCGGACAAGGGCGATGCGATCCGTCTCGCCGTGCGCGAGGTCGCCGCCGCCATCACCGCCTCGACCATCACGACGGTGGCGGTGTTCCTGCCGATCGTGTTCGTGGGCGACATGGTGGGCGAGCTGTTCCGTCCGTTCGCGATGACCGTCACGATCGCCATGGTCGCGTCGCTCTTCGTGGCTCTGACGATCGTCCCGGTGCTCGCGTACTGGTTCCTCAAGCCCGGCAAGCCGCTCCTCGACGACCAGGGGAACGCGATCGACCCGGAGGACCCGGCCGCCCCGCCGACGCGGCTGCAGCGCGGCTACCGGCCCATCCTCGGCTGGACGCTGAAGCACTCGGGCATCACGGTCGCGCTCGCGGTGGTGGTCCTCGCCGGGACCCTCGCCGCCGCCCCGCTGATGAAGGTGAACTTCCTCAGCGACTCCGGTCAGAACACCATGACCGTGACGCAGGACCTCGGGCCGACCGCGAGCCTGCAGGCGAAGTCCGACGCCGCCGTCCCCGTCGAGGAGGCCCTCCTCGACATCGACGGCATCGAGCACGTGCAGGCCTCCATCGGGTCGAGCGGTTCCGCGCTGCGCGACGCGTTCTCCGGCGGTGCGGGCATCACGTACTCCGTGCTCACCGACGGCGACGCCGACCAGGAGAAGCTGCGCGCCGAGGTGCAGGACGCGATCGACGGCCTCGGCGACGAGGTCGGCGAGGTCGCCGTCGCGGCATCCGCCGGCTTCGGCTCCAGCGACATCGAGATCACCGTGTCGGCCGCGAGCGGCGACGACCTCGCCACCGCCACCTCCGCCGTGGTGGACGAGCTCGACGGCCGCGAGGGCATCGGGCAGGTGACCGACAACCTCGCCGAGGCGCTGCCGTACATCGCCGTGGTCGTGGATCGCCAGGCCGCCGCCCAGGTCGGACTGTCCGAGGTCGCCGTCGGATCGATCGTGTCGAACACGATGCGTCCCCAGCAGATCGGCTCGGTCGAGATCGACGACACCGCGCTGACCGTGTACCTCGTCAACCCGGAGCCGCCGACGACCGTCGACGCCCTCCAGCAGCTCGCGATCCCCACCGCGGCGGGCATCGTGCCGCTGGAGGACATCGCGACCGTGGAGCAGCGCAACGGTCCGACCTCGATCACCACCGAGCAGGGACGGCGCACCGCGACCGTCACCGTGCCGCCCGCATCGGACAACCTCGCGGTCGCCACCCAGTCGGTCACCGAGGCGCTCGCCGCCGCGGACCTGCCGGACGGCGCCTCGGCCGAGGTCGGCGGCGTCGCCTCGCAGCAGGCCGACTCGTTCGCGCAGCTCGGCCTGGCGATGCTCGCCGCGATCCTCATCGTGTACGTGGTGATGGTGGCGACGTTCAAGTCGCTGCGTCAGCCGCTGCTGCTGCTGATCTCGGTGCCGTTCGCGGCGACCGGCGCCATCCTGCTGCAGATCATCACGGGCGTACCGCTCGGCGTGGCATCGCTGATCGGCGTGCTGATGCTCATCGGCATCGTGGTGACGAACGCGATCGTGCTCGTCGACCTCGTGAACCAGTACCGGGAGAAGGGACTGTCGACCGCGGAGGCGGTGATGGCGGGAGGGGAGAAGCGTCTGCGCCCGATCCTCATGACCGCGCTCGCCACCATCCTCGCCCTCACCCCGATGGCGCTCGGGATCACCGGGCACGGCGGCTTCATCTCGCAGCCGCTGGCGATCGTGGTGATCGGCGGGCTCGTCTCCTCGACCGTGCTGACGCTCATCGTGCTGCCGACCCTGTACAACCTCGTCGAGGGGGCGCGGGAGCGCCGTCGCGCGCGGAAGGGCGAGCCGCACGACGATGGCGCCCCGGTCCCCGTGCACACGGACGGCACGCCGGTCAGCCGGCGCGAGCTGCGCGAGAACCACGGCGAGTAG
- a CDS encoding aldose 1-epimerase family protein: MNSVSPTGTQVHLRLGDVTAQIAQVGASLRALRIGEVDLISPYPLDIPTPSCSGVVLTPWPNRVRDGRWDDEGTVRQLAITEPKTDNASHGLLRFTAYAIEQTEGAATLRATVFPQTGYPYLIETSVAYVLTADGIEVTHTLTNWSDSPAPVAVGTHPFPTIGDVDPHDLVLRVPARTAFETDDRMLPIGTRPADPELREGIRVGDVSLDTGFTDLERDPDGRVRHTLTAPDGRTVTLWQGEGFDFVQVYTATNYPGTPLAVAIEPMTAPADALNSGRGLRRLAPGETWTVEWGLSFA; this comes from the coding sequence GTGAACTCCGTCTCTCCCACCGGCACCCAGGTCCATCTCCGTCTCGGCGACGTGACCGCGCAGATCGCCCAGGTCGGCGCCTCTCTCCGTGCCCTCCGGATCGGCGAGGTCGATCTCATCTCCCCGTATCCGCTCGACATCCCGACGCCGTCGTGCTCGGGCGTCGTGCTGACCCCCTGGCCCAACCGGGTGCGCGACGGCCGCTGGGACGACGAGGGCACCGTGCGCCAGCTCGCGATCACCGAGCCGAAGACGGACAACGCCAGTCACGGCCTGCTGCGCTTCACGGCGTACGCCATCGAGCAGACGGAGGGCGCCGCGACGCTGCGGGCGACCGTCTTCCCGCAGACCGGCTACCCGTACCTGATCGAGACGTCCGTCGCGTATGTCCTCACCGCGGACGGCATCGAGGTCACGCACACGCTCACCAACTGGTCCGACTCCCCCGCGCCCGTCGCGGTCGGCACACACCCGTTCCCCACGATCGGCGATGTCGACCCGCACGACCTCGTCCTCCGGGTGCCCGCCCGCACCGCCTTCGAGACGGATGACCGCATGCTCCCGATCGGCACCCGTCCCGCCGATCCCGAGCTGCGCGAGGGCATCCGCGTCGGCGACGTCTCGCTCGACACCGGGTTCACCGACCTCGAGCGCGACCCGGACGGCCGGGTGCGGCACACCCTCACCGCCCCCGACGGCCGGACCGTCACGCTCTGGCAGGGCGAGGGCTTCGACTTCGTGCAGGTGTACACGGCCACGAACTATCCCGGTACGCCGCTCGCCGTCGCGATCGAGCCGATGACCGCCCCGGCTGATGCCCTCAACAGCGGCCGCGGCCTGCGGCGCCTGGCCCCGGGCGAGACCTGGACCGTGGAGTGGGGCCTCTCCTTCGCCTGA
- a CDS encoding DEAD/DEAH box helicase: MPKNKKPRGGRAAANFEPRYGAKKTSFHDRHRPAGGRDTARDERPARDDREGRATGGYDRRPGSRSPGHRGYRPEEAESGAPKRRWSSQERAGRDEARSIRNRAESGRREAPHRRDDRAGGGRFDDRAERPRYNDRSGAGRFDDRPRRDDRGGSQRQGFRDGDHRDGGRPRFDDRRNERPRFDRDDRPRRDDRGGDRTRGGDQGTERSYDAARARRAFDRDRTQRSFEGGRERPSTGGAYRTERPRRDERPRRDERPTRSDWNAKPKAAFEQADDVVHERLEAQAVQAVEVEGVTFADLGLGSNITETLNNMGAATPFPIQAASIPAVLEGRDVLARGRTGSGKTIAFGAPLVERVLQSQAGKRREFGRAPRAIILAPTRELALQIDRTIQPIARSVGLFTTQIYGGVPQGRQVGALKKGVDIVIGTPGRIEDLMNQGKLDLSDCRIAVLDEADHMCELGFVEPVQRILRRTAEGSQKLLFSATLDREVAALVDEFLVDPAVFEVAGEDQGSSTIEHRVLVIEHRDKADILTSLVDREGKTLVFARTRAYAEMLADQFDDAGIPAVSLHGDLNQAKRTRNLEKLTSGRVNVLVATDVAARGIHVDDIDLVVQADAPDEYKTYLHRSGRTGRAGRSGRVVTLITRQRQRRMTELLGRAEIEAPFEQARLDDDVIEEIAGRVPSAAELTS, translated from the coding sequence ATGCCCAAGAACAAGAAGCCCCGCGGCGGTCGCGCCGCCGCGAACTTCGAGCCGCGCTACGGCGCCAAGAAGACCTCGTTCCACGACCGCCACCGTCCGGCCGGCGGTCGGGACACGGCTCGCGACGAGCGTCCCGCACGCGACGACCGCGAGGGTCGCGCGACCGGCGGGTACGACCGTCGCCCCGGGAGCCGCAGCCCCGGGCACCGCGGCTACCGCCCGGAGGAGGCCGAGTCCGGTGCTCCGAAGCGCCGCTGGAGCTCCCAGGAGCGCGCCGGTCGCGACGAGGCCCGCAGCATCCGCAACCGTGCGGAGTCCGGGCGTCGCGAGGCCCCGCACCGCCGCGACGACCGCGCCGGTGGCGGCCGGTTCGACGACCGCGCCGAGCGTCCGCGGTACAACGACCGGTCCGGCGCTGGACGGTTCGACGACCGTCCGCGGCGGGACGACCGCGGCGGCTCGCAGCGACAGGGGTTCCGCGACGGCGACCACCGCGACGGCGGACGCCCGCGCTTCGACGACCGCCGGAACGAGCGTCCGCGCTTCGACCGCGACGACCGTCCGCGGCGGGACGACCGCGGCGGCGATCGCACCCGCGGTGGCGACCAGGGGACCGAGCGTTCGTACGACGCCGCCCGTGCGCGCCGCGCGTTCGACCGCGACCGCACGCAGCGCTCCTTCGAGGGCGGGCGCGAGCGGCCGTCGACCGGAGGGGCCTACCGCACCGAGCGGCCGCGTCGGGACGAGCGCCCTCGTCGCGACGAGCGTCCGACCCGGAGCGACTGGAACGCGAAGCCGAAGGCGGCGTTCGAGCAGGCCGACGACGTCGTCCACGAGCGCCTCGAGGCACAGGCCGTGCAGGCCGTCGAGGTCGAGGGCGTCACGTTCGCCGACCTCGGCCTGGGCTCCAACATCACCGAGACCCTGAACAACATGGGCGCCGCGACGCCGTTCCCGATCCAGGCGGCGAGCATTCCCGCCGTCCTCGAGGGGCGCGACGTGCTCGCCCGCGGACGCACGGGCTCCGGCAAGACCATCGCCTTCGGGGCACCGCTCGTCGAGCGGGTGCTGCAGTCGCAGGCGGGCAAGCGTCGTGAGTTCGGACGGGCGCCGCGCGCGATCATCCTCGCCCCGACGCGCGAGCTCGCGCTGCAGATCGACCGGACCATCCAGCCGATCGCCCGCAGCGTCGGCCTCTTCACGACGCAGATCTACGGCGGCGTGCCGCAGGGCCGCCAGGTGGGCGCGCTGAAGAAGGGCGTCGACATCGTCATCGGCACCCCCGGCCGTATCGAGGACCTGATGAACCAGGGCAAGCTCGACCTGTCCGACTGCCGGATCGCGGTGCTCGACGAGGCCGACCACATGTGCGAGCTCGGATTCGTCGAGCCCGTGCAGCGCATCCTCCGCCGCACGGCCGAGGGCAGCCAGAAGCTCCTGTTCTCCGCGACGCTCGACCGCGAGGTCGCGGCGCTGGTGGACGAGTTCCTCGTCGACCCCGCCGTGTTCGAGGTCGCCGGCGAGGACCAGGGCTCCAGCACCATCGAGCACCGGGTGCTCGTCATCGAGCACCGCGACAAGGCGGACATCCTCACGTCGCTCGTCGACCGCGAGGGCAAGACGCTCGTCTTCGCCCGTACTCGCGCCTACGCCGAGATGCTGGCTGACCAGTTCGACGACGCGGGAATCCCGGCCGTCTCGCTGCACGGCGATCTCAACCAGGCCAAGCGCACGCGCAACCTGGAGAAGCTGACCTCGGGTCGGGTGAACGTGCTCGTCGCGACCGACGTCGCCGCGCGCGGCATCCACGTCGACGACATCGACCTCGTGGTCCAGGCCGACGCGCCGGACGAGTACAAGACGTACCTGCACCGCTCCGGTCGCACGGGTCGCGCGGGGCGCTCGGGCCGGGTCGTCACGCTCATCACGCGGCAGCGCCAGCGCCGGATGACCGAGCTGCTCGGTCGCGCCGAGATCGAGGCCCCGTTCGAGCAGGCCCGCCTGGACGACGACGTGATCGAGGAGATCGCCGGCCGCGTGCCATCCGCCGCCGAGCTCACCTCCTGA
- a CDS encoding YaeQ family protein, translating to MAIGSTVHTFEMQLADTDRGVYEDVSLRAARHPSETDAYMLTRVLAYGLEFAEGIAFGGSVSDTEEPAVLVRDLTGRVTVWIEVGAPDAARLHHATRLADRTVVYTHRDPAKVMAPWADKRIHRAEDIRFYSFDPGFVDTATPHLARRNTLTLTVTEGVLYLDLNGTALTTSLHEHTLP from the coding sequence ATGGCGATCGGTTCGACAGTCCACACGTTCGAGATGCAGCTGGCCGACACCGATCGCGGGGTCTACGAGGACGTCTCGCTCCGCGCCGCCCGGCACCCCTCCGAGACCGACGCGTACATGCTCACCCGGGTGCTCGCGTACGGACTCGAGTTCGCGGAGGGCATCGCGTTCGGCGGGAGCGTCTCCGACACGGAGGAGCCCGCCGTGCTCGTGCGCGACCTCACGGGGCGGGTCACCGTCTGGATCGAGGTGGGCGCTCCCGACGCCGCACGGCTGCATCATGCCACCCGCCTCGCGGACCGGACCGTGGTCTACACGCACCGCGATCCCGCGAAGGTCATGGCGCCATGGGCCGACAAGCGCATCCACCGGGCCGAGGACATCCGGTTCTACAGCTTCGATCCCGGGTTCGTCGACACCGCCACGCCCCACCTCGCCCGCCGCAACACCCTGACCCTCACGGTCACCGAGGGCGTCCTCTACCTCGACCTCAACGGCACCGCCCTCACGACATCCCTCCACGAGCACACCCTCCCCTGA
- a CDS encoding Rv2578c family radical SAM protein, with protein MRWQGQKLADSDEAALPGLENRSSVLRAVTTPEFAGMTFHEVLSKSALNHVPGASRMPFAWTINPYRGCSHACTYCFARGTHEYLDLDGGADFDTQIVVKVNVVEVLERELRRGSWQHETVALGTNTDPYQRAEGRYALMPGIIEALAASGTPMSILTKGTLIRRDIPLLKKAAQRVPVDVQMSIAMYDDALQKAIEPGAPTTQARLDTVRALADAGFPVTVFLMPIMPHLTDSLAAIDDALRRIKAAGARSVIYGALHLRPGVKPWFFQWLGENRPDLVSSYRGLYPGASVEAPKPYRQWLAKRARPLIRMHGLDGRHEDDYPRRGFRPGQGHVQTETPGAGPVMFTPSGRAAASPPPQPMLF; from the coding sequence ATGCGGTGGCAGGGACAGAAGCTCGCGGACAGCGACGAGGCGGCGCTGCCAGGCCTCGAGAACCGGTCCAGCGTCCTCCGCGCGGTGACGACGCCGGAGTTCGCCGGGATGACGTTCCACGAGGTGCTGTCGAAGTCCGCCCTCAACCACGTCCCCGGGGCGTCGCGCATGCCCTTCGCCTGGACGATCAACCCCTACCGCGGCTGCTCCCACGCCTGCACCTACTGCTTCGCACGAGGCACGCACGAGTACCTCGACCTCGACGGCGGTGCCGACTTCGACACCCAGATCGTCGTCAAGGTCAACGTCGTCGAGGTGCTCGAACGGGAGCTGCGCCGCGGGAGCTGGCAGCACGAGACGGTCGCCCTCGGCACGAACACCGACCCGTACCAGCGGGCCGAGGGGCGCTACGCCCTCATGCCCGGCATCATCGAGGCGCTCGCGGCGTCGGGCACCCCGATGTCGATCCTCACGAAGGGCACGCTGATCCGCCGCGACATCCCGCTGCTGAAGAAGGCGGCGCAGCGCGTGCCGGTCGACGTGCAGATGTCGATCGCGATGTACGACGACGCGCTGCAGAAAGCGATCGAGCCCGGCGCTCCGACCACGCAGGCCCGCCTCGACACGGTGCGCGCCCTCGCCGACGCCGGGTTCCCGGTCACGGTGTTCCTCATGCCGATCATGCCGCACCTCACCGACTCCCTCGCCGCGATCGACGACGCCCTGCGCCGCATCAAGGCCGCCGGAGCGCGGAGCGTGATCTACGGAGCCCTGCACCTGCGTCCGGGCGTCAAGCCGTGGTTCTTCCAGTGGCTCGGCGAGAACCGTCCCGACCTCGTGTCGTCGTACCGGGGGCTCTATCCCGGAGCGTCCGTCGAGGCGCCGAAGCCGTATCGGCAGTGGCTCGCCAAGCGCGCTCGTCCTCTCATCCGGATGCACGGACTCGACGGCCGGCACGAAGACGACTATCCGCGGCGCGGGTTCCGCCCGGGCCAAGGCCACGTGCAGACGGAGACACCGGGGGCCGGACCGGTGATGTTCACCCCGAGCGGCCGCGCTGCCGCGTCCCCTCCTCCCCAGCCGATGCTGTTCTGA
- a CDS encoding M15 family metallopeptidase has protein sequence MPSSPYAQHAAPRSPIFGPALPVGLAVTAVGVLLSLTGAAATPVASEEMPRPVAVMQVPTVENAATPAADPCADPGVQEAMAAGDDAATIAGFGGGARFREAVVAGNAPCVSLSDPARIWVVVNKGRPLDPAAYEPAELGQVPLQMTTPSGRVRTEVADAVGRMAEAAAAAGVGRIGANNGYRSYGLQVATYGAHVRDQGQADADAGSARPGHSEHQTGLALDVVACDAGCGGLDGFGATRQSEWVAAHAWEYGFIVRYEQVGTPVTGYAPEPWHLRYVGTELAAAYHEGGFHTLEEFFGLPAAPDYEH, from the coding sequence ATGCCCTCCTCGCCGTACGCTCAGCATGCGGCGCCGCGCTCCCCGATCTTCGGCCCCGCTCTCCCAGTCGGGCTGGCGGTGACCGCGGTGGGCGTGCTGCTGTCCCTCACCGGGGCGGCCGCGACCCCTGTCGCCTCGGAGGAGATGCCGCGGCCGGTCGCGGTGATGCAGGTGCCGACCGTGGAGAACGCGGCGACGCCCGCGGCGGACCCCTGTGCCGACCCCGGGGTGCAGGAGGCGATGGCGGCGGGGGATGACGCCGCCACCATCGCGGGGTTCGGCGGCGGAGCGCGCTTCCGTGAGGCGGTGGTCGCGGGGAACGCGCCCTGCGTCTCGCTCAGCGATCCCGCCCGGATCTGGGTGGTGGTGAACAAGGGGCGTCCGCTCGATCCGGCCGCCTACGAGCCCGCGGAACTGGGCCAGGTGCCGCTGCAGATGACGACGCCGTCGGGCCGCGTGCGCACGGAGGTCGCCGACGCGGTCGGGCGCATGGCGGAGGCCGCCGCGGCCGCGGGCGTCGGCCGCATCGGCGCGAACAACGGCTACCGCTCCTACGGGCTGCAGGTCGCGACCTACGGCGCCCACGTGCGGGACCAGGGGCAGGCCGACGCGGACGCCGGCTCGGCGCGCCCGGGGCACAGCGAGCATCAGACCGGTCTCGCCCTCGACGTCGTGGCCTGCGATGCCGGGTGCGGCGGTCTCGACGGCTTCGGGGCGACGCGGCAGAGCGAGTGGGTGGCCGCGCACGCCTGGGAGTACGGGTTCATCGTGCGCTACGAGCAGGTCGGCACCCCGGTCACCGGGTATGCGCCGGAGCCCTGGCACCTGCGTTACGTCGGCACGGAGCTCGCGGCGGCGTATCACGAGGGCGGCTTCCACACCCTCGAGGAGTTCTTCGGCCTGCCCGCCGCTCCCGACTACGAGCACTGA
- a CDS encoding acyl-CoA dehydrogenase family protein: protein MERDIYEEDHEAFRDLVKDFVKRHVTHEAIEKWDAAGEVDRATMRAAGEAGIIGLSVPEEFGGAGMLQDYRFRAIVNEEVIAAGAGSLAGAFGIQDDLAVPYLVHMGTQEQKEKWLPRMATGEVVGALAMTEPGAGSDLRGIKTTAKKVDGGYLVNGAKTFISSGATADLVVTFVKTGEGNRPDAFSLVLIEKGMEGFDNGKKLSKMGFHGHDTAELSFSDVFVPEENLIGGVEGKGFIQLMMNLPLERLSIGVAGAAAAQAALDWTVAYTKDREAFGERIIDFQNSRFTIADMSATVDALWAFIDRALVAYRDGRLSAEEAAKVKFWATEREWEVLDAGVQLHGGYGYITEYPIARAFLDARVHRIYGGTNEIMREIVGRQIAGKR from the coding sequence ATGGAACGCGACATCTACGAAGAGGATCACGAGGCATTCCGCGACCTCGTCAAGGATTTCGTCAAGCGCCACGTCACGCACGAGGCGATCGAGAAGTGGGACGCCGCCGGCGAGGTGGACCGCGCCACGATGCGCGCCGCGGGTGAGGCCGGCATCATCGGGCTCTCCGTGCCCGAGGAGTTCGGCGGCGCCGGGATGCTGCAGGACTACCGCTTCCGCGCGATCGTGAACGAAGAGGTCATCGCAGCCGGAGCAGGCTCGCTCGCCGGCGCCTTCGGCATCCAGGACGACCTGGCCGTCCCGTACCTCGTGCACATGGGCACGCAGGAGCAGAAGGAGAAGTGGCTGCCCCGCATGGCCACCGGCGAGGTCGTCGGTGCGCTCGCCATGACCGAACCCGGGGCCGGCTCCGACCTGCGCGGCATCAAGACCACCGCCAAGAAGGTCGACGGCGGCTACCTCGTCAACGGCGCCAAGACGTTCATCTCGTCCGGTGCGACCGCCGACCTCGTCGTGACCTTCGTCAAGACGGGCGAGGGCAACCGGCCCGACGCGTTCAGCCTCGTCCTCATCGAGAAGGGCATGGAGGGGTTCGACAACGGCAAGAAGCTCTCGAAGATGGGCTTCCACGGTCACGACACCGCCGAGCTGTCGTTCAGCGACGTGTTCGTGCCCGAGGAGAACCTCATCGGCGGCGTCGAGGGCAAGGGCTTCATCCAGCTCATGATGAACCTCCCGCTCGAGCGCCTCTCGATCGGCGTGGCCGGAGCCGCCGCCGCACAGGCCGCGCTCGACTGGACCGTCGCCTACACGAAGGACCGCGAGGCCTTCGGGGAGCGCATCATCGACTTCCAGAACAGCCGCTTCACCATCGCCGACATGTCCGCCACGGTCGACGCGCTGTGGGCCTTCATCGACCGCGCGCTCGTGGCGTACAGGGACGGCAGGCTCTCGGCCGAAGAGGCCGCGAAGGTCAAGTTCTGGGCCACCGAGCGCGAGTGGGAGGTGCTCGACGCCGGGGTCCAGCTCCACGGCGGCTACGGCTACATCACCGAGTACCCGATCGCCCGCGCCTTCCTCGACGCCCGTGTGCACCGCATCTACGGCGGCACGAACGAGATCATGCGCGAGATCGTCGGGCGTCAGATCGCCGGCAAGCGCTGA